A region of Dioscorea cayenensis subsp. rotundata cultivar TDr96_F1 chromosome 5, TDr96_F1_v2_PseudoChromosome.rev07_lg8_w22 25.fasta, whole genome shotgun sequence DNA encodes the following proteins:
- the LOC120262471 gene encoding uncharacterized protein LOC120262471 isoform X2 yields the protein MHRSGSSTRVSDEYYVGVAREAKASSPPSASRSTPALRLPPDLPTYDPLSGAGKKEALRTRFAESMVHLIPLVLILCAVVLWFFSHPGRNWHQ from the exons ATGCACAGGTCCGGGAGCTCAACGCGCGTCTCCGACGAGTACTACGTCGGAGTGGCCCGAGAAGCCAAGGCCTCGTCTCCGCCCTCGGCCTCCAGATCGACGCCGGCCCTCCGGTTGCCGCCGGACCTCCCCACCTATGATCCTCTGTCTGGCGCTGGCAAGAAGGAGGCCCTTCGAACAAGGTTCGCTGAATCCATGGTTCATCTGATTCCCCTTGTCCTCATCCTTTGCGCTGTTGTTCTATGGTTCTTCTCCCATCCTGGTCG AAATTGGCATCAGTAG